A window of Hevea brasiliensis isolate MT/VB/25A 57/8 chromosome 14, ASM3005281v1, whole genome shotgun sequence contains these coding sequences:
- the LOC131172994 gene encoding uncharacterized protein LOC131172994 — MPSFMKWRLLGEVELEVLVDPMRKEVGFIRKRIDMANKELKPLGQSCQKKEKEYKEALEAFNEKNKEKAQLVTTLMELLTESERLRMKKLEELSKNVESKP, encoded by the exons ATGCCATCGTTCATGAAGTGGAGATTACTTGGTGAAGTT GAGCTTGAAGTGCTGGTTGATCCCATGAGAAAAGAAGTTGGATTTATACGCAAGAGGATAGACATGGCTAATAAAGAACTGAAGCCACTGGGACAGAGCTGCCAAAAGAAG GAGAAAGAATATAAAGAAGCACTAGAAGCTTTTAATGAAAAGAACAAAGAGAAAGCTCAACTAGTTACCACATTAATGGAG CTGCTGACTGAGAGTGAAAGATTAAGGATGAAGAAACTGGAAGAACTGAGCAAGAATGTAGAATCCAAACCTTGA
- the LOC110648288 gene encoding uncharacterized protein LOC110648288, which produces MSSQRNDQGAAATRTGELTKFQSNAVDVLSSINSLFTVAVFLGLSFASPNQKSIDPRSECNPDATMLKRLVLWEVISFSFFLFSSLFLKSLQLYINMLGDKKMGRQGHVLHIGIDDDTWRCKFYGFHGLPYSDTGWEDVLLDF; this is translated from the exons ATGAGCAG CCAGAGAAATGATCAGGGTGCAGCGGCAACTAGAACTGGAGAACTTACAAAATTCCAATCAAACGCAGTGGATGTCCTATCGAGCATAAACTCTCTGTTCACAGTTGCTGTATTCTTGGGCTTATCCTTCGCATCTCCCAACCAAAAAAGCATTGATCCCCGATCCGAATGTAACCCAGACGCCACCATGCTCAAGAGACTCGTCTTATGGGAGGTTATAtcattttctttcttcctcttctcCAGCCTATTCTTGAAATCACTCCAACTATATATCAACATGTTAGGAGATAAAAAAATGGGTCGTCAGGGGCATGTTCTACATATCGGTATTGACGACGACACTTGGCGTTGCAAGTTTTACGGTTTCCATGGCTTACCTTATTCAGATACAGGTTGGGAAGATGTCTTGTTGGATTTTTGA
- the LOC131172482 gene encoding uncharacterized protein LOC131172482 has protein sequence MSSQGNDPNAAATRTGELTKFQSNAVDVLSSINSLFTVAVFLGLSFASPNQKSIDPRSECNPDATMLKRLVLWEVISFSFFLFSSLFLKSLQLYINMLGDIKWVVRGMFYISVLTTTLGVASFTVSMAYLIQIQVGKMSCWIFETTLSVIFLAVMVFLGIVSYLVVTALTFSLTTDDFDQHLSSTTVFTTAASF, from the exons ATGAGCAG CCAGGGAAATGATCCGAATGCAGCGGCAACCAGAACTGGAGAACTTACAAAATTCCAATCAAACGCAGTGGATGTCCTATCGAGCATAAACTCTCTGTTCACAGTTGCTGTATTCTTGGGCTTATCCTTCGCATCTCCCAACCAAAAAAGCATTGATCCCCGATCCGAATGTAACCCAGACGCCACCATGCTCAAGAGACTCGTCTTATGGGAGGTTATAtcattttctttcttcctcttctcCAGCCTATTCTTGAAATCACTCCAACTATATATCAACATGTTAGGAGATATAAAATGGGTCGTCAGGGGCATGTTCTACATATCGGTATTGACGACGACACTTGGCGTTGCAAGTTTTACGGTTTCCATGGCTTACCTTATTCAGATACAGGTTGGGAAGATGTCTTGTTGGATTTTTGAAACAACTCTCTCTGTGATCTTTCTAGCTGTGATGGTGTTTCTGGGTATCGTAAGTTATTTAGTCGTCACTGCTCTAACTTTCTCGCTCACAACAGACGATTTTGACCAACATCTTTCTAGTACTACTGTTTTTACCACTGCTGCAAGTTTTTAA
- the LOC131172993 gene encoding uncharacterized protein LOC131172993 produces the protein MNLLQLKSLMRNFVEDRIQIEPFNLDKKRDEGHFDAEGNFVEYVNENELKDAWLDSVEVDPRFASYSSMATTIEDDNKNDSNELSSEDIEIIKGRIANLLEPEETSVM, from the exons ATGAATCTTCTGCAGCTGAAGTCGCTTATGAGGAATTTCGTTGAAGATAGGATTCAAATAGAACCTTTCAATCTTGACAAAAAAAGGGATGAAGGCCATTTTGATGCAGAGGGAAATTTTGTTGAATATGTCAATGAGAATGAACTCAAGGATGCGTGGCTTGACAGTGTTGAAGTTGATCCAAGATTTGCTAGTTATAGCTCTATGGCAACAACAATTGAAGATGATAATAAAAATGATTCAAATGAACTTTCATCTGAAGACATTGAAATAATAAAGGGGCGTATTGCCAACTTGCTTGAGCCAGAGGAAACG AGTGTAATGTAA